The DNA segment TTTAAAGGACTTCCTGCATGACTTCTGGAATTCAGCTCGCAGCACTATGGCTTCGCAAGGCGAAATCGGCGGTTGTCTTCACTGGCGCCGGGATCAGCACCGAAAGCGGCATCCCCGATTTCCGATCGCCAGGGGGCGTGTGGACGAAGTACCGCACGGTCTATTTCGACGAGTTCTGCCAGTCCGCCGAGGCCCGGCACGAGTACTGGACGCAGAAGGCCGAGTCCCACAAGCAATTCGCCGCGGCCGATCCCAACATCGGCCATCAAATCATCGCGAAGTGGGAAGAGCAGGGGACCATTCGAGGCGTCATCACCCAGAACATCGACGGGCTTCATCAGATTGCCGGAAGCCGCGACGTGCTAGAACTGCATGGAACCGCGCGGGAGGTTGGCTGCCTCGATTGCCAGGCTCGCTTCCCGGTCGATCCGTTCGTGGATCAGTTCTTGGAAACGAACGAGGTTCCGCCTTGTCCTGATTGCGGAGGGCGGCTGAAGCATGCGACCGTTTCGTTTGGGCAGTCGTTGCCCGAGCTTGTTTTGCATCGGGCGCATCGCTGGTGCCTGGAAGCTGATGTCATCCTGACGATTGGCTCGTCGCTGGTTGTCTATCCAGCGGCAGGCTTGCCGGAAGCAGGCAAGCAAAACGGAGCCAAGCTGATCGTCGTCAATCGCGACGAGACCGGCCTGGATTCGATTGCCGATATGACCATCCCGGGCAGTTGCGGCGAAGCCCTCGCCGCGATGGATGCTGCTCTTTAGAGCAAGCTTTCCAGCAGCAGGCGGATCTTTCGCATTTCGGCCATCTGGTCGGTATCGGGCAGAGGTGGCATGTGCACCGTCAGAGCGCGGTTGTAGCCGATCTGCTCGAACTGCTGGATCAGGCGGCCATATTCGACTTCGCCCTGACCAACACGGACGTGCATCGCGTCTTTTCGCGTGTCGCGAAGATAGGCGTGCCGAACGTACTTCAACACTTTGTCGTAGCTCTTTGGTCCATCTTCACGGCAGATGAAGTGACTTGGGTCGAGCGTGATGCCCAGGCCTTTGACGTTGTCGCAAAGGACCTGGATCGTGTCGCAGTCTTGTGAGAGGCAGCCGACATGCGTGTGCATGCTGGTGACAATGCCTTCCGTTGCCGAAATGGCGACCATCTCGCGCAGGTGTTCGACTTCTTCGTTGAAGGGGGTGCCGAACTCGCCGCTGGGGATGGTGATGGACGAAACCTTCACCGCCTTGGCAAGCTTGCAGATCGCTTCGTATTCGTGATAGCGGTCGTTACCTTGGGCGTTGGACAGCAGACGGAAGTTCGAGATCACCAACCGCTGCGTATCGTGACAAATGTCGATCGCATGTTGCAGGTTGTTTACCACGTCGGATGGACGCAGGTGGTGTGAATTCTCGTCCAGCGTCATATCGACGGCGCTAAACTCCAAGTCGACCAGCTTTTCCATGCAATCACGCAAGGGTAAGTCGGGAAAACACTCGGTCGAAGCGGAAACGAACACGGCTCGACTCCTTCACATGCCTTAGGGTGTTCACAAATTGAATCAGAAGGTCCGGCGGACAATCGGGCGTAGCTTACCGAGATTTGCCCTGATTTGACAACACCAGAGTACAACCGGAACCCAATTTGCCACAATTACCGAGGGTTTGCCTCGTCCAAATTGCCCCATGCGCGGCGAAACGTAAAATATCAGCAACTGCGCGATCCGTTCGGGCAGATCCTAAAATCTTATTCTCTCCCTTCTACCCGGCAGGAATTGCAAGCTATGGCCCAATCGGACCCCTCGGACATCGTACAACCGATCTCCCAACAATCTCCTACGGCTCCTCAGCCAATCGTCATTCAGAACTATCCATCCAGCAGTCTCGGCTGGCGGATTCTGGCTGCCATGGGCTGGATGGGCGTTTTCCTGTGCATTCCGATCATCCTGGGGCAGGCCATCAGTTCGGCTAGTTACTACGACACCACCGAGGGCGTTTCCGAGAAGTATGTCTCAGGCAGCAAGTCTGCGGACGACAAGATCGCGATCATCAACGTCAAAGGGGTGATCATGGAAGGGGAGGGCTACATCCGGAAGCAGATCGACCTGGTAAAGGAAGACAAGGACGTGAAAGCGGTTGTCGTCCGGGTCGATTCCCCCGGCGGGACGGTCACCGGATCGGACTACATCCTTCACCACCTGAAGGAGCTGAAGAAAGAACGCGACATTCCGCTGGTGGTCAGCATGGGATCGATGGCAACTTCGGGTGGCTACTACGTTGCCATGGCGGTCGAAAACGAAAAGGATGCGATCTTTGCCGAACCGACCACCACCACGGGATCGATCGGTGTGATCATTCCTCACTACAACATCTCGGGCCTGATGAAAGAGTACAACGTCGAAGACGACTCGATTATGAGCCATCCTCGCAAGCAGATGCTGACCATGACTCGTGAGATGCCGGAAGAACATCGCGAGATCTTGCAGGAATACGTCAATCAGGCATTCGGCCGCTTCAAAGACATCGTCAAAGAAGGGCGTCCAGACTTCGCTGCGAATCCTGAAAAGCTTGACGTCCTGGCCACCGGCGAGATCTTTACCGCCAACCAGGCTCTCGACAATGGATTGGTCGACAAGATTGGTTTCGTCGAAGAAGCGGTCGCCCGAGCTGCCGAGTTGGCCAGTATCGATCCGAAGACCTCGCGCGTCGTCACCTACGAGCAACCAACCGCGTTGTTCGATCTGGGCCTGGCCCAAGGCAAAGCGATGAACTGGGACAAGATGCTGGAACTGTCGGCTCCCAAGGCCTACTACATTTCCAGCTACCTGCCACCAGTGATGAGCTCGTTCCCGTTCGGCTCGCGTTAGAAAGAGCCGCGAACATTACGCGAAAAGGAGGCCTCAATATGGGCCTCCTTTTTTCATGCGCTCGATCAAATCAAGATCCGCCCAAGCACCAGCACGGTGATCGAGACCAGGATGATCGAGAGGATATTCAGCACGACTCCTGCGCGGATCATACTTCCGATCGGTACCCGGCCGGAGCCATACACAATGGCGTTAGGAGGCGTCGCCACCGGCATCATGAACGCACAACTTGCTGCCAACGTAGCCGGAACCAGCAAGAGCAGGGGAGGGACCCCCAATTCTTTCGAGGCACTTCCCAGCACCGGGTTGAAGGTCTGCACGCTGGCCAGGTTCGACGTGAACTCGGTCAGCCAAACCATACCGGTCGCGGTGACGATGACCATCATCGACTCCGACATGTTGCTCATGACGCTGGCCATATGCGATCCGAGGAACAAATCGAAATGCGAGCTGTTGACCGCTCGGGCCAAGGCGGTACCACCACCAAACAGCAGCAGCACACCCCAAGGAACTTTCACACTGGCATCCCAGGTTAAAAGCGGTCCGAGGCCTGGTTTGCCTTTGGGAACAATGAAGCAGAGAACGGCCATTGCCATCGCCGTGGTCGCGTCGCTGACGAGCGTGTTCCCTTTTTCGTCGACAAAGAACATCCCCCAGCCCCAGCCATCGATCGGTTCACGCAGGATCCATAAGAGCGCGGTCGCAAGGAAGATAAGCCCCGCACGCCACTCGGCCGAGTTCATCTTGCCAAGCTTGCGAAGCTCTTCCGCCATAAGATCGCGACCACCCAGTGAATCGGTACCTCGAACCGGGAACAGCAGATAACCCAGCACGCCCCACGTGATCAACATGAAGACCACGGAGAAGGGGAGGGCCATCACCATCCACGCCAGGAACGAGACTTCCGGCGAGTCAGGAAAGTTCTCGCGATAGTACGACGCGAACGCGATATTTGGTGGTGTTCCCACCAAGGTTGCGACGCCACCGATGCTGGCCGAGTAGGCGATCCCCAGCATCAGACCGATTCCCATATTTCGGCGGGCCTTTTCATTACCTAATCGACTATCGGCGACATTCAAGATGCTGCCTGCGATTGGCAACATCAATAGCGCCGTCGCGGTGTTCGAGATCCACATCGACATCAGTCCGGTCGCCACCATGAACCCCAGCAAGATTCGGCCTGGGTTGTCTCCCATCACGTAGACGATGGATAGCGCCAAACGTCGATGCAGACCGGATTGTTCAATCGCCAGCGCGATCAAGAACCCACCGAGGAATAAAAAGATGTTGTGGTCGCCATACGCCGCGGCCACTTGCTTCACCGACTGCAGCCCCAGCATGGGAAACAAGGCCAATGGCAAGAGAGACGTTGCCGCCAGCGGAATCGCTTCCGTTAGCCACCAAACGCCCATCCATACGAAGGCCCCCGCCATCTCGTTCAGCTGCGGCTGCTCGGGATCTAAATGGTAACCGTAGTAACCACATACCCATAGCACGATGGCCAAGCCAGGACCAAGCCATAGCCCGACCCTGGCGGCCAGGGTTGGCTGCGAAGATTCTGCTTCCGTCAATGGAATGCCTTTTCGGTTGACTAGAAGTTGCCGGAGATTTCGACGCGCATCTGACCACGATTATCTTCATTGTTGATGTCGTGCATCTTCAGCAACAAGCGACCAGAACGAGGTGCGTTCATCTGACGCTGGGCGCCAATCGTGAACGGCACGGTGTCCTTGTCCGGGGTCGTCGACTGAGCAATGACACCTATCAACGAACCAAGCTTGTAGTCGCGCATTTCGCGAGGGATTTCCAGCCCGTTGGCATCGCCAATGTGGACCAGCATCCATTCCCCTTCCGCACGAAATGCGATCGGGCTTCCTTCGGTCAGATCGATCCCGGTATCAACCCAGCTGTCTTTGGCCTCGACGGTGACGATCTTTTTGTTGGCGTTCGATAGTTCGCCGTTGATGACCTTCAACTTTTCGACGGCCGGTCGATAGTTGGGAACCAGCTTCAGCACTTCACCGAAAACGATACGAGCCTTTTCCCAATCCTTTTTGCGAGCATACTCGTCTCCCAGCTTCTCAGCCTTCGTGACGAACTCGCGATGTAGTTCCACCAGGCGCGGATCGGCAGGCAGCGCGAGCGGTTCTTCTTTTTCCGGCTGTTGAGGTCGGCGCTGGGCAAATGCTTCAGCCGGTAGCAAGGCCAGGCCAAGCAAGAATATGAGGGGGGCATATCGCATGAAAGGATTCTCCGAGAGAAGCGCATGGGAGGTCAGTCACTATTAAAGTTCTAGCACGAATCCCATGCAAGCACTTGGATGAACGCAGGCAGGTTTGGTGCGAACTTTCGTTCTCTAACTAGCGCGATCGCCAGAATCGGGGCATAAAGAGGACCAGGACCGCGAAGATTTCCAGTCGTCCGATCATCATCAGGGCAGTAAACAGCAACTTCGTCCACCAGGTAAAGTTGGCGTAGTTCTGCGTTGCGCCAATGATGCCAAGGCCTGGGCCCACATTGTTGAGCGTGGCGGCCACAGCGGTGGCGCTATCGATCAGCTTGTGTTCGATATGCTCTTCCGTCGTTCCCCAAGTCAAATCGGGTTCGAGAGTCACCACCGCCATCCAGCCAAACACAAACAGCACCAGGATCAAACTGAAGTAAATCAATATGTTGTTCTGCAGATCAGGGTCGTCGACCGGCTTGCCACCTAGCCGCAACGGACGCACGACCGAAGGATGGTACGACTTTTCCAGCTGCAGGAACAGAATCTTGTGAAACAGGATGTGGCGAATCACTTTCACGCCACCGCCCGTACTGCCTGCACATCCACCGACAAACATCAGCAGGAACAACACACCACGCCCGAAGCTGTTCCACTGATCGAAGTCATGCGTCCCGTAGCCGGTTGTCGTGATGATCGAAACAACCTGGAATAAACCATACCGCAGGGCAAAGAAGAACTCAGAAACCGCCGACGTTTCGGGATCGACGATAAAGTCGTCGTACACCATGCCGAAAGCCATCACGATGATGGTCACTCCGACGATGATTCCCATGTAATAGCGCCATTCGATATCGGCCACCAGGCGATGGGCCTGACCGATCATCAAGAAGAACAGCAGCGTGAAGTTCGTCCCGGCAACGGTCATGAACAGGATCACGACATATTCGATCCAGGCACCACTAACCGGATCGACCTGATAAAAATGCCCCAGGCTTGAGTTATACGTGCTGAAGCCTCCGGTGGCCAACGTACCGAACGCGTGACAGATGGCGTCGAAGACGTTCATTCCCAAGATCCACAGCAAGATCGTCAGTACCAGGTTCAAACCGCAGTACAAACCGGCGAAGGTCCACGCCGTGTGCTGCATGCGCGAGTGCGAACCTTCTTTGCTCGGCCCAGGGATTTCGTTGCGCATCAGCGCTTTACCAGCCGAGCCTTGTCCCAGGATCACCACAAACAGCACGATAATGCCTAAGCCACCAAGGAAGTGCGTACTACTTCGCCAGAACAAAACACAGTGTGGCAACGAGATCGGATCTTCCAGGTCGGCAATCACAGTGGCCCCAGTCGTGCTGAAGCCGGATTGCGATTCGAAGATCGCGTCGGCGATATTCATCGGCACCGGTCGAATGCGATAGTGCTCGGAACGGTCAAGCGGAGCATGCGGATCTTCGCCCGGTGCGATCAGGGCGCTTCGCCAATGGGGCAGCTCGCGCAGTTCCTCGAAGACTTCGCCATAGTTTTGCTTCGGTACTTCCCCCTTGGTGATCACGGCGTAGGTGGCCTGGTACTGCTCCTTTAACGCCTCGCGCGATAGACCTTTCGCCCCGGCACGAACCAGCGGCTTCACCACGGCGTACTCGGCCGTCGTTAACGGACTGACTTCATCTCCATAGACTTGCGGCGCGTGGTCTTGATGTTCAAAGAGCCGAACGGCGATCTTATTGCTGGAACCACTCAGTACGTAAGGCAGGGCCCCCAGTACGGTCGCGACGATCCAGCTTAACCCCACGATCGCCATCGCTTCGCGGCGATAAAGTTCCCCCTTCGCCTTGCGACCGATTCGCCAAAGAATGGCCCAACAAATAATGCTCAAGAGGATCGAATAAACGAGTCCCAGAAATCCATGCGTTTCAAACTGCTGGAAGTTCTCGTCGGTGCGGTGCCCGATCGCAGGCCAGGCCCAAGGGAGACTGAAGACCATCGTCACGCCAATGATCAGGCAGACGATCGAAAGAAGTCGGCACACCAGGCGATAGTTCATGATGCTACTTGAAAGGTGTTGCCACAGGGAAGAAAACGAAACGACGCGATTGTAACTACGAAGGTTCTTCGAACAACTTGACCACGGCATCGAGTGCCGCTTCGTCGACCAGCACAACGACCGTGTCGCCCGGGGTCAAGCGGTCGTCGGCCGATGCCACGCGGACGTAATCGGAACTCATAATCGCCGCAATTAAACAGTGGGGCGGAAGTTTCAAGTTTGCGATCACATGTTCAGTCGCGATCACGCCTGGCATGACCTCGAATTCGACAATCGAAATCCCACCGCCAGGCAAACTCTTCTTCGAGATGATCGGTCCGCTGTTCAGCAAACCAAGCACCTGCCGGGCGACCACGTTTCGCGGGCTAACCGTCAGGTTGATACCCAGCTTTTCGACCACGTTGGCGTAGTCGGGCCGCTGAACGATCGCCATGCACTCGCGAGCCCCGATTTCCCGAGCCTCGACGCAGGCCATAATGTTGTTTTCATCCTCACCGGTGCAAGCCACAAATACATCGGTCGTGCCGACACGTTCTTCTTCCAGGATCGCGCGGCGCGTCGCGTCGGCATGCACCACCGTGGTGTGCTCCAGAAGTCTCGCTAGAAACTCGCAGCGCTGCAGATTCTCTTCCATCAGCGTGACATGGTACCGCTGACCTTCCAGCATACGTGCCAGGGCCAAACCAGTTTCACCGCCACCGGCAATCACCACCGAACGAATCGGCGTCGCTTTGACCTGGAATTTTGCTTTGACCGCGTCGATTTCATCACGCGTTCCGATCAACGTGATGTGGTCGCCGATTTCGATGGAGTCGCCCGCTCCGGCGATCCAAGTCTTCCCTTGCCGCTGGATCGTTCCGACACGCACTCCTTTGGGCAGCTTCACTTCTTTCAGAGGTTTGCCGATCGCAGGCGCGGGATCATCGCAAATGATCTCTTGGACTTCGAGCTCGCCGCGTGCAAAGTTCTCGAGCACGGCACTGCCAGGCGAACGAATCGCGCGCACGAACTCGACTGCCGAAAGATGTTCGAGGCTCAGAAAGCGATCGATACGAAAGTGCCGCTGGTAATCGAACGTACTCAGGTCGCGGAAGACGCGGCCATACACGCGGGCCACCGCTCGACGTGCTCCCATCGCTTTGGCCATACTCGCGGCGACAATGTTCACTTCGTCGTCACCGGTCACAGCGAGGCACAAGTCGCAACCAATAATACCTCCCTGAAACAATATCGCCGATTCAGAGGCCGAGCCATGAATGGCACGCACATCAAGCTCGGCGTTGATCGCGCGGACATGGTCGGAGTTTGACTCGACGACCGTCACGCTGTGGTTGTTGCGACAGAGCAGGTCCGCAATCCAAGTTCCCACGGTCCCGGCACCTAGAATCACGATTCGCATGGAAGTCCGCCTTTAGCTCGAAGGGGATGATTCAGAGGAAGCCGAATCAGACGCCTTGGCTTTCTTGCCACATCTAAGTCGTTCGCTCGGGATGACCAAATCTTCCAGAATCTTTCCACCCAGGATCGTTTCGTGGATGATTCGGTCGACATCGGCTTCGGTCACGCCGCCGTACCAGATGGCCTGGGGATAGATGACGATGACCTGACCGTCATCACATTGATCGAGACAGCCCGAGTCGTTGGCCCGGACATCCGCCTTCAAACCAAGCTGTTTGATTTCCTTCTTCAGGGCTGCACGTAATTTGCCAGGATCGTGCTTGCCGTCT comes from the Bremerella sp. JC817 genome and includes:
- a CDS encoding NAD-dependent deacylase, coding for MTSGIQLAALWLRKAKSAVVFTGAGISTESGIPDFRSPGGVWTKYRTVYFDEFCQSAEARHEYWTQKAESHKQFAAADPNIGHQIIAKWEEQGTIRGVITQNIDGLHQIAGSRDVLELHGTAREVGCLDCQARFPVDPFVDQFLETNEVPPCPDCGGRLKHATVSFGQSLPELVLHRAHRWCLEADVILTIGSSLVVYPAAGLPEAGKQNGAKLIVVNRDETGLDSIADMTIPGSCGEALAAMDAAL
- a CDS encoding sugar phosphate isomerase/epimerase; protein product: MFVSASTECFPDLPLRDCMEKLVDLEFSAVDMTLDENSHHLRPSDVVNNLQHAIDICHDTQRLVISNFRLLSNAQGNDRYHEYEAICKLAKAVKVSSITIPSGEFGTPFNEEVEHLREMVAISATEGIVTSMHTHVGCLSQDCDTIQVLCDNVKGLGITLDPSHFICREDGPKSYDKVLKYVRHAYLRDTRKDAMHVRVGQGEVEYGRLIQQFEQIGYNRALTVHMPPLPDTDQMAEMRKIRLLLESLL
- the sppA gene encoding signal peptide peptidase SppA, producing the protein MAQSDPSDIVQPISQQSPTAPQPIVIQNYPSSSLGWRILAAMGWMGVFLCIPIILGQAISSASYYDTTEGVSEKYVSGSKSADDKIAIINVKGVIMEGEGYIRKQIDLVKEDKDVKAVVVRVDSPGGTVTGSDYILHHLKELKKERDIPLVVSMGSMATSGGYYVAMAVENEKDAIFAEPTTTTGSIGVIIPHYNISGLMKEYNVEDDSIMSHPRKQMLTMTREMPEEHREILQEYVNQAFGRFKDIVKEGRPDFAANPEKLDVLATGEIFTANQALDNGLVDKIGFVEEAVARAAELASIDPKTSRVVTYEQPTALFDLGLAQGKAMNWDKMLELSAPKAYYISSYLPPVMSSFPFGSR
- a CDS encoding DASS family sodium-coupled anion symporter; translation: MTEAESSQPTLAARVGLWLGPGLAIVLWVCGYYGYHLDPEQPQLNEMAGAFVWMGVWWLTEAIPLAATSLLPLALFPMLGLQSVKQVAAAYGDHNIFLFLGGFLIALAIEQSGLHRRLALSIVYVMGDNPGRILLGFMVATGLMSMWISNTATALLMLPIAGSILNVADSRLGNEKARRNMGIGLMLGIAYSASIGGVATLVGTPPNIAFASYYRENFPDSPEVSFLAWMVMALPFSVVFMLITWGVLGYLLFPVRGTDSLGGRDLMAEELRKLGKMNSAEWRAGLIFLATALLWILREPIDGWGWGMFFVDEKGNTLVSDATTAMAMAVLCFIVPKGKPGLGPLLTWDASVKVPWGVLLLFGGGTALARAVNSSHFDLFLGSHMASVMSNMSESMMVIVTATGMVWLTEFTSNLASVQTFNPVLGSASKELGVPPLLLLVPATLAASCAFMMPVATPPNAIVYGSGRVPIGSMIRAGVVLNILSIILVSITVLVLGRILI
- a CDS encoding tetratricopeptide repeat protein, whose protein sequence is MRYAPLIFLLGLALLPAEAFAQRRPQQPEKEEPLALPADPRLVELHREFVTKAEKLGDEYARKKDWEKARIVFGEVLKLVPNYRPAVEKLKVINGELSNANKKIVTVEAKDSWVDTGIDLTEGSPIAFRAEGEWMLVHIGDANGLEIPREMRDYKLGSLIGVIAQSTTPDKDTVPFTIGAQRQMNAPRSGRLLLKMHDINNEDNRGQMRVEISGNF
- a CDS encoding potassium transporter TrkG, with the translated sequence MNYRLVCRLLSIVCLIIGVTMVFSLPWAWPAIGHRTDENFQQFETHGFLGLVYSILLSIICWAILWRIGRKAKGELYRREAMAIVGLSWIVATVLGALPYVLSGSSNKIAVRLFEHQDHAPQVYGDEVSPLTTAEYAVVKPLVRAGAKGLSREALKEQYQATYAVITKGEVPKQNYGEVFEELRELPHWRSALIAPGEDPHAPLDRSEHYRIRPVPMNIADAIFESQSGFSTTGATVIADLEDPISLPHCVLFWRSSTHFLGGLGIIVLFVVILGQGSAGKALMRNEIPGPSKEGSHSRMQHTAWTFAGLYCGLNLVLTILLWILGMNVFDAICHAFGTLATGGFSTYNSSLGHFYQVDPVSGAWIEYVVILFMTVAGTNFTLLFFLMIGQAHRLVADIEWRYYMGIIVGVTIIVMAFGMVYDDFIVDPETSAVSEFFFALRYGLFQVVSIITTTGYGTHDFDQWNSFGRGVLFLLMFVGGCAGSTGGGVKVIRHILFHKILFLQLEKSYHPSVVRPLRLGGKPVDDPDLQNNILIYFSLILVLFVFGWMAVVTLEPDLTWGTTEEHIEHKLIDSATAVAATLNNVGPGLGIIGATQNYANFTWWTKLLFTALMMIGRLEIFAVLVLFMPRFWRSR
- the trkA gene encoding Trk system potassium transporter TrkA produces the protein MRIVILGAGTVGTWIADLLCRNNHSVTVVESNSDHVRAINAELDVRAIHGSASESAILFQGGIIGCDLCLAVTGDDEVNIVAASMAKAMGARRAVARVYGRVFRDLSTFDYQRHFRIDRFLSLEHLSAVEFVRAIRSPGSAVLENFARGELEVQEIICDDPAPAIGKPLKEVKLPKGVRVGTIQRQGKTWIAGAGDSIEIGDHITLIGTRDEIDAVKAKFQVKATPIRSVVIAGGGETGLALARMLEGQRYHVTLMEENLQRCEFLARLLEHTTVVHADATRRAILEEERVGTTDVFVACTGEDENNIMACVEAREIGARECMAIVQRPDYANVVEKLGINLTVSPRNVVARQVLGLLNSGPIISKKSLPGGGISIVEFEVMPGVIATEHVIANLKLPPHCLIAAIMSSDYVRVASADDRLTPGDTVVVLVDEAALDAVVKLFEEPS
- a CDS encoding (2Fe-2S) ferredoxin domain-containing protein, with product MSKFTHHIFVCGKCKPPKHLRDGKHDPGKLRAALKKEIKQLGLKADVRANDSGCLDQCDDGQVIVIYPQAIWYGGVTEADVDRIIHETILGGKILEDLVIPSERLRCGKKAKASDSASSESSPSS